One genomic region from Zalophus californianus isolate mZalCal1 chromosome 2, mZalCal1.pri.v2, whole genome shotgun sequence encodes:
- the ZAR1 gene encoding zygote arrest protein 1, with protein sequence MAALADEVLDGYMYPACVPYSYPYPYPPAAKSKGAAGGGGWRHRGGGYAPASSSSSSSSAGAAASSFPGCGQLTAAEYFDSYQRAQLMAFLSQVSPGLGPRPRRASSRDVAVQVNPRRDASVQCSLGRRTLLRRACDSGPLAGPGLEGAGGGGGSASPQPARRGAEQGSPPSGAPRPVRFPRTVAVYSPVASRRLTTFLEGADGAEGERKPAPPRPRGPEEGEGSAKKAPQRPRPAEEEGDEDEAQAAVRTSWEPPVAGPGLPPRETGAGEAARRRAPRSPEQPPPAGRAQDAAGERSSPRSPEQAKERPRFQFLEQKYGYYHCKDCNIRWESAYVWCVQGTNKVYFKQFCRTCQKSYNPYRVEDITCQSCKQTRCSCTVKLRHVDPKRPHRQDLCGRCKGKRLSCDSTFSFKYII encoded by the exons ATGGCTGCCCTGGCGGATGAGGTGCTGGACGGTTACATGTACCCGGCGTGCGTCCCCTACTCGTACCCGTACCCCTACCCGCCGGCCGCCAAGAGCAAGGgcgcggcgggcgggggcggctGGCGGCACCGGGGTGGGGGCTACGCCCCCGCGTCGTCCTCCTCGTCGTCCTCCTCTGCCGGGGCGGCCGCGTCCTCTTTCCCGGGCTGCGGGCAGCTGACGGCCGCCGAGTACTTTGACAGCTACCAGCGGGCGCAGCTCATGGCCTTCCTGTCGCAGGTGAGCCCGGGCCTGGGCCCGCGGCCCCGCAGGGCCAGCAGCCGGGACGTGGCGGTGCAGGTGAACCCGCGCCGCGACGCCTCGGTTCAGTGCTCGCTGGGGCGGCGCACGCTGCTGCGCAGGGCCTGCGACTCCGGTCCCCTGGCCGGCCCTGGCCTCGAGGgtgcgggcggcggcgggggctcGGCGTCCCCGCAGCCGGCGCGCCGGGGCGCGGAGCAGGGCAGCCCCCCGAGCGGCGCCCCGCGGCCCGTGCGCTTCCCGCGCACCGTCGCCGTGTACTCGCCCGTGGCCTCCCGCCGCCTCACCACCTTCCTGGAAGGGGCCGATGGCGCGGAGGGAGAGCGGAAGCCGGCGCCTCCGAGGCCCCGGGGCCCCGAGGAGGGAGAGGGGTCGGCGAAGAAGGCGCCCCAACGGCCGCGGCCcgcagaggaggaaggggacgAAGACGAGGCCCAGGCCGCGGTGCGGACGAGCTGGGAGCCGCCGGTCGCCGGGCCCGGGTTGCCGCCGCGGGAGACCGGGGCAGGTGAGGCGGCCCGGCGGCGCGCGCCCAGGAGTCCGGAGCAGCCCCCGCCGGCGGGGCGGGCCCAGGACGCCGCCGGCGAGAGGTCGTCGCCCCGGAGCCCCGAGCAGGCCAAGGAGCGGCCGCGCTTCCAG TTCTTAGAGCAGAAGTATGGCTACTATCACTGCAAGGACTGCAACATCCGATGGGAAAGTGCCTACGTGTGGTGTGTGCAGGGCACCAACAAG GTTTACTTCAAGCAGTTTTGCAGAACTTGTCAGAAGTCTTATAACCCTTACCGAGTGGAGGATATCACCTGTCAA AGTTGTAAACAGACTAGATGCTCCTGCACTGTAAAACTCCGCCACGTTGACCCTAAAAGGCCCCATCGTCAAGATTTGTGTGGGAGATGCAAAGGCAAACGCCTGTCCTGTGACAGCACTTTCAGcttcaaatatatcatttaa